One genomic region from Pseudoduganella dura encodes:
- a CDS encoding GAF domain-containing protein, which translates to MDKDSILTTTAVARILGVATSTVQAWMENGLIVSWKTPGGHRRTRFDEIGHLLQLAPLPDEARYAVAGEMSTSTIPAAEFLAKAHPGYPVSRSEQDRLKALYGSGLVDTAAEQRFDRIVRLASLATGSPIALISLLTSTRQWFKARVGLDAQETPREWAFCSHTVLGTEPFIVEDAASDPRFFTNPLVQNEPRIRFYAGVPVSGKTGHVLGTLCVIDREPRKLRSSELHALLDLAHIASEELGKSS; encoded by the coding sequence TTGGACAAGGATAGTATTCTTACTACCACGGCAGTGGCACGGATCCTGGGCGTAGCGACGAGCACTGTACAGGCGTGGATGGAAAACGGCCTGATCGTTTCCTGGAAAACTCCGGGCGGGCATCGTCGGACAAGGTTTGATGAAATTGGGCATTTGCTGCAACTGGCCCCGCTCCCCGATGAGGCCCGGTATGCCGTCGCCGGTGAAATGAGTACCTCCACGATACCGGCTGCTGAATTTTTGGCCAAGGCACATCCTGGCTACCCTGTCAGTCGGAGCGAGCAGGATCGGCTGAAAGCCCTGTATGGTTCCGGGCTTGTCGATACCGCTGCGGAACAGCGTTTTGATCGAATAGTGCGGCTCGCATCGCTCGCAACCGGGTCACCGATTGCACTCATTTCCCTGCTGACATCTACACGGCAGTGGTTCAAGGCGCGCGTAGGGCTCGATGCACAGGAAACCCCACGCGAATGGGCATTCTGCTCGCATACAGTACTGGGTACGGAGCCCTTTATTGTCGAGGATGCCGCAAGTGATCCACGATTTTTCACCAACCCTCTTGTCCAGAACGAACCACGCATTCGCTTCTACGCCGGCGTTCCGGTAAGTGGCAAGACCGGCCACGTGCTTGGTACGCTGTGCGTCATCGATCGTGAGCCACGAAAGCTTCGCAGTTCGGAACTGCATGCCTTGCTTGACCTGGCGCATATCGCATCCGAAGAACTCGGGAAGTCCTCATAG
- a CDS encoding methyl-accepting chemotaxis protein produces MLDKISVRTLMIGTLCALIALVIAVGMSGLSLTRYAVNALQEIHLSDVTAQATVDKIRLRMEGSRSQVLQALQHNPGTQYAAMHDHPLDIHYGVIDRNVVDIRKLWETYRSGITSEEEKVLADKWFETSGKLGTESTSAAARAIGAGQWDEAQTILIRTINPTYRAGDADAKALTAYLHERAEKNRLLIDSRIDSATMWLGAGLVAALILSIIAGRFMTNTVTRSLDQAITVARRVAEGDLSTRAEVRGNNEFARLLSSLNTMSEKLATIVGQVRNGTDGIAAASAQIADGNRDLSVRTEQQAASLEETASAMDELTATVKQNGEGAREASRLARLASDVANRGGAVVGKVVATMGTIDSSARRIAEITSTIDSIAFQTNILALNAAVEAARAGDNGRGFAVVASEVRALAHRSAAAAKEIKELIGDSLAKVDAGSALVAEAGRTMDEVVDNIESVTRIVTEISDASTEQAQGIELINRAVSEMDAGTQQNAALVEEAFAASASLHEQAAELAAQAAVFRIQPEIASLRKQKLAPSQLGRPASITLAIH; encoded by the coding sequence ATGCTTGACAAAATCTCTGTACGAACGCTGATGATCGGTACCCTCTGTGCCCTCATTGCCCTGGTAATTGCCGTTGGCATGTCGGGCCTCAGCCTGACACGCTACGCAGTGAATGCATTGCAGGAAATTCACCTGTCCGATGTTACGGCGCAGGCAACAGTAGACAAAATTCGTCTCCGCATGGAAGGAAGCCGTAGCCAGGTTCTGCAGGCCCTCCAGCACAATCCCGGAACCCAATACGCGGCGATGCATGATCACCCGCTCGACATCCACTACGGTGTGATTGACCGGAACGTCGTCGACATTCGCAAGCTCTGGGAGACCTACCGGAGTGGCATCACGTCCGAGGAGGAGAAGGTACTTGCTGACAAGTGGTTCGAGACAAGTGGCAAGCTTGGTACCGAAAGTACTTCTGCTGCAGCGCGTGCCATCGGAGCCGGTCAATGGGATGAGGCTCAGACCATTCTCATCAGGACGATCAACCCGACATACCGTGCCGGCGATGCGGATGCAAAAGCGCTCACCGCCTACCTGCACGAACGGGCCGAAAAGAATCGTCTTCTCATCGATTCCCGCATTGACTCCGCTACGATGTGGTTGGGCGCAGGCCTGGTGGCAGCCCTGATTCTGAGCATTATCGCGGGGCGGTTCATGACCAACACTGTCACCCGGTCGCTCGATCAAGCCATTACGGTGGCACGCCGTGTGGCAGAAGGAGATCTGAGCACGCGCGCCGAAGTACGTGGCAATAACGAATTCGCCCGGCTGTTGTCGTCCCTGAATACGATGTCTGAAAAACTCGCAACGATTGTTGGCCAGGTCCGCAATGGAACAGACGGGATTGCCGCGGCATCGGCACAGATTGCAGATGGTAACCGCGATCTGTCCGTTCGTACCGAACAGCAGGCCGCATCGCTCGAAGAAACCGCCTCGGCAATGGACGAGCTCACTGCAACGGTAAAGCAGAATGGTGAGGGTGCACGTGAGGCGAGTCGCCTGGCCAGGCTTGCCAGCGACGTCGCCAACAGGGGCGGCGCTGTCGTAGGGAAGGTTGTGGCAACCATGGGTACCATCGACAGCAGTGCACGACGGATCGCCGAGATCACGAGCACCATCGACAGCATCGCGTTTCAAACCAACATCCTCGCCTTGAATGCGGCAGTGGAAGCTGCGCGTGCAGGTGACAATGGACGTGGCTTCGCCGTGGTTGCATCGGAAGTCAGGGCGCTGGCGCATCGTTCGGCAGCCGCTGCGAAGGAGATCAAGGAACTGATCGGAGACTCGCTGGCAAAAGTCGACGCCGGTAGCGCCTTGGTCGCCGAGGCTGGCCGGACAATGGATGAAGTAGTGGACAATATCGAATCGGTGACACGGATCGTTACGGAAATCAGCGATGCCAGTACCGAACAGGCCCAGGGCATCGAATTGATCAACCGCGCGGTTTCGGAGATGGACGCTGGTACCCAGCAAAACGCTGCCTTGGTTGAAGAAGCATTTGCTGCATCGGCATCGTTGCATGAACAAGCTGCCGAGCTGGCGGCACAGGCGGCGGTTTTCCGGATTCAGCCAGAGATTGCATCGTTGAGGAAGCAAAAGCTGGCGCCGTCCCAATTGGGCAGGCCAGCATCAATCACATTGGCAATCCATTAA